A genomic segment from uncultured Marinifilum sp. encodes:
- a CDS encoding thiol-disulfide oxidoreductase DCC family protein has product MHSHSKNISNSNPIVLFDGVCNFCNTTVRFVLAYNRAENIRFSPLQSDFAKQLLAQHNLSSDDIDTVVFVQDNKAYTKSSAAFQIARHLIYPWKTLYYLKHTPKNITNWIYDLIARNRYSWFGKKNQCMVPKPEWRERFYE; this is encoded by the coding sequence ATGCATAGTCATTCAAAAAATATAAGTAACTCAAACCCTATCGTACTATTCGATGGGGTTTGTAATTTTTGTAACACCACGGTTCGTTTTGTGCTTGCATACAATCGGGCAGAAAACATTCGCTTCTCTCCTCTTCAGTCTGATTTTGCCAAACAATTGCTTGCTCAACACAATCTATCTTCAGATGATATTGATACCGTAGTTTTCGTCCAAGACAACAAAGCCTATACAAAGAGTTCAGCAGCTTTTCAAATTGCCAGGCATTTGATCTATCCTTGGAAAACACTCTATTATTTAAAGCATACCCCTAAAAACATTACCAATTGGATTTACGATCTGATTGCCAGAAACAGATATTCCTGGTTTGGCAAAAAGAACCAATGTATGGTTCCAAAACCTGAATGGAGAGAAAGATTTTATGAATAA